One Micromonospora craniellae genomic region harbors:
- a CDS encoding CDP-alcohol phosphatidyltransferase family protein: MSTLAEPSHPTVADFHRVNRGGGLFSESVSQWIGAVFALVAQRLGLRPTALTITNLVLGLATSVTVVALAGPVAAGDVPAWVVGLLALVGWQIAYALDCADGQLARVTGQGSAAGARVDVLCDVAAQIALVAALGATAVTQVPSTPVWLVATFAGTWMVNLVTSVMQSGPNAASMVTSTSLPVRLAKLVRDYGAVIFAAALVLAFAPALVFWVIVAFTVVNGGFLLASIAFSARASL, translated from the coding sequence GTGAGCACCTTGGCTGAGCCTTCACACCCCACGGTCGCCGACTTCCACCGGGTGAACCGGGGCGGTGGCCTGTTCAGCGAGTCGGTGAGCCAGTGGATCGGCGCCGTCTTCGCGCTGGTCGCCCAGCGACTCGGGCTCCGGCCCACCGCGCTGACCATCACCAACCTGGTGCTCGGCCTGGCCACCTCGGTCACCGTGGTCGCGCTCGCCGGCCCGGTCGCCGCCGGGGACGTACCCGCCTGGGTGGTCGGGCTGCTCGCGCTGGTCGGCTGGCAGATCGCGTACGCCCTGGACTGCGCCGACGGTCAGCTCGCCCGGGTGACCGGTCAGGGCAGCGCCGCCGGTGCCCGGGTCGACGTGCTCTGCGACGTGGCGGCCCAGATCGCGCTGGTCGCGGCGCTGGGCGCAACCGCCGTGACGCAGGTGCCGTCGACGCCGGTGTGGTTGGTGGCCACCTTCGCCGGCACCTGGATGGTCAACCTGGTCACCTCGGTGATGCAGTCCGGCCCGAACGCGGCCAGCATGGTCACCTCCACCAGCCTGCCGGTACGCCTGGCGAAGCTGGTCCGCGACTACGGCGCGGTGATCTTCGCGGCCGCGTTGGTGCTGGCTTTCGCTCCGGCGCTCGTGTTCTGGGTGATCGTGGCGTTCACCGTCGTCAACGGCGGGT
- a CDS encoding iron-containing alcohol dehydrogenase family protein produces MPLLARTVTTPLSIEVRRGAVADLGALLADRRISGGGDVAVVVGPGQGEKIADLCRPSLGSADIFTVTGGSVDSATELGDQLRRRHYDAVVGIGGGKTIDTAKYAATRYAIPMVTVATSLANDGIASPVASLTHEGGKGSYGVHIPIAVLVDLDFVENGPDRQTQAGIGDAVSNLSACADWELAHRVRDEPIDGLAVTLARTGAEALVNHPGKITDDAFLTTLAEALILGGISMSICGSSRPASGGDHEISHAIDHLYPGTGSHGEQVGLGALFCTFLRGDLERFGQLSSCLHRHGLAVRPEELGLTDEQFVEAVAFAPRTRPDRYTILEHLALSADDIRTRLGDYVDALREHLG; encoded by the coding sequence GTGCCGCTACTAGCCCGCACCGTCACCACACCGCTGTCGATCGAGGTCCGCCGGGGGGCGGTGGCCGACCTCGGCGCGCTCCTGGCCGACCGGCGGATCTCCGGCGGCGGCGACGTCGCGGTAGTGGTCGGCCCCGGACAGGGCGAGAAGATCGCCGACCTCTGCCGGCCGTCGCTCGGCTCGGCCGACATCTTCACGGTGACCGGCGGTAGCGTCGACTCCGCCACCGAGCTGGGCGACCAGCTCCGGCGCCGACACTACGACGCGGTCGTCGGCATCGGCGGCGGCAAGACCATCGACACCGCCAAGTACGCCGCCACCCGCTACGCCATCCCGATGGTCACCGTGGCGACCAGCCTCGCCAACGACGGCATCGCCTCCCCGGTGGCGTCGCTGACCCACGAGGGCGGCAAGGGCTCGTACGGCGTGCACATCCCGATCGCCGTCCTGGTCGACCTCGACTTCGTGGAGAACGGGCCGGACCGGCAGACCCAGGCCGGCATCGGCGACGCGGTGAGCAACCTGAGCGCCTGCGCCGACTGGGAACTGGCCCACCGGGTACGCGACGAGCCGATCGACGGGCTCGCCGTGACGCTCGCCCGGACCGGGGCCGAGGCACTGGTCAACCACCCCGGCAAGATCACCGACGACGCCTTCCTGACCACCCTGGCCGAGGCGCTCATCCTCGGCGGGATCTCCATGTCGATCTGCGGCTCCAGCCGCCCGGCCAGCGGCGGCGACCACGAGATCTCGCACGCCATCGACCACCTGTACCCGGGCACCGGCTCGCACGGCGAACAGGTCGGCCTCGGCGCGTTGTTCTGCACCTTCCTCCGGGGCGACCTGGAACGCTTCGGTCAGCTCAGCAGCTGCCTGCACCGGCACGGCCTGGCCGTCCGGCCCGAGGAGCTGGGCCTCACCGACGAGCAGTTCGTCGAGGCGGTCGCCTTCGCACCGCGCACCCGACCGGACCGCTACACCATCCTCGAACACCTCGCGTTGTCCGCTGACGACATCCGTACCCGGCTGGGAGACTACGTTGACGCCCTCCGTGAGCACCTTGGCTGA
- a CDS encoding phosphocholine cytidylyltransferase family protein, giving the protein MVGMVLAAGAGRRLRPYTDTLPKALVPVDGEITILDIALRNLAEVGLTDVVVVVGYAADAVRERQADLERRHGVRLTLVHNDKAEEWNNAYSLWLARDWFARGVLLVNGDTVHPVSIEKTLLAERGPGVLLAVDTLKPLAEEEMKTTFDAAGQLTRITKLMDPAQAYGEYIGATLIEPQVAGALADALEATWRRDPNLYYEDGYQEFADRGGEVRAAPIGDVSWVEVDNHDDLARAREIACRY; this is encoded by the coding sequence ATGGTCGGGATGGTGCTGGCGGCCGGGGCCGGCCGCCGCCTGCGCCCGTACACCGACACACTGCCCAAGGCGCTGGTCCCGGTGGACGGCGAGATCACCATCCTCGACATCGCGCTGCGCAACCTCGCCGAGGTGGGGTTGACCGACGTCGTCGTGGTGGTCGGCTACGCGGCGGACGCCGTCCGCGAACGCCAGGCCGACCTGGAACGCCGCCACGGCGTGAGGCTCACCCTCGTGCACAACGACAAGGCCGAGGAGTGGAACAACGCGTACTCGCTCTGGCTGGCTCGCGACTGGTTCGCCCGGGGCGTACTGCTGGTCAACGGCGACACCGTGCACCCGGTGAGCATCGAGAAGACGCTGCTGGCCGAGCGCGGGCCCGGCGTGCTGCTCGCGGTCGACACCCTCAAGCCGCTGGCCGAGGAGGAGATGAAGACCACCTTCGACGCCGCCGGTCAGCTGACCCGGATCACCAAGCTGATGGACCCGGCGCAGGCGTACGGCGAGTACATCGGCGCGACCCTGATCGAGCCGCAGGTGGCCGGGGCACTCGCCGACGCGCTGGAGGCGACCTGGCGACGCGACCCGAACCTGTACTACGAGGACGGATACCAGGAGTTCGCCGACCGTGGCGGCGAGGTACGCGCCGCACCGATCGGTGACGTGTCCTGGGTGGAGGTCGACAACCACGACGACCTGGCCCGGGCGCGGGAGATCGCGTGCCGCTACTAG